One window of the uncultured Umboniibacter sp. genome contains the following:
- a CDS encoding L-threonylcarbamoyladenylate synthase yields MSQFFQIHPDNPQLRLVRQAVAIMRDGGVIAYPTDSGYALGCMLGRKRAIERIRRIRGLDSKHPLTLVCGDLSSVGVYAKVDNTDYRMLKAAMPGAFTFILNATTEVPRQMMHPKRRTIGIRVPDNAISQALLLELGEPIISTTMIPPNENDALFDPIEIRERWEHELDLIIDGGSVPPEETTMIDLTSHVPELIRRGAGDWTPFFADEPA; encoded by the coding sequence ATGAGTCAGTTTTTCCAAATTCACCCCGATAACCCGCAGCTCCGCTTGGTTCGTCAAGCCGTTGCCATCATGCGAGATGGCGGAGTTATTGCCTATCCAACGGATTCCGGTTATGCGTTGGGTTGTATGTTGGGTCGCAAGCGCGCGATTGAACGGATCCGTCGAATTCGTGGCTTAGATAGCAAGCATCCGCTGACCTTGGTCTGCGGTGACCTGTCGTCAGTTGGGGTGTATGCCAAGGTCGATAACACGGATTATCGAATGTTAAAAGCCGCTATGCCCGGCGCGTTCACCTTTATTCTCAATGCTACCACCGAAGTCCCTCGACAGATGATGCATCCAAAGCGACGCACCATTGGTATTCGCGTGCCGGATAATGCGATATCACAGGCGTTACTGCTAGAGTTGGGCGAGCCGATTATTAGCACCACGATGATTCCACCCAATGAAAATGACGCGCTGTTCGACCCGATAGAAATTCGTGAACGCTGGGAACATGAATTAGACCTCATCATTGACGGCGGCTCCGTTCCTCCCGAGGAAACGACGATGATTGATCTAACGTCACATGTTCCGGAATTGATTCGAAGGGGTGCGGGCGACTGGACGCCATTTTTCGCTGACGAGCCCGCTTAA
- a CDS encoding Rossmann-like and DUF2520 domain-containing protein: protein MIELERVGFIGQGKLARGLSGLIHQAYPSAEILISSRSDIVEPLAFWSIATFADLTNIDLLVLAVTDAEITSVAQQLSKLAINPRLVIHCSGSLGVEALSPLMEQPYMLAAVHPAYSFTGAFVGLDTFHGSTLAIESSAVNQPSLEQLFSPLSENLIFSENISRAHYHAASVMASNLLVGLSSAAQTVAEQSGISAEQAASLVNSLMRNTLENLQQNSPSDALTGPVKRGDIATVEKHLSALSLNPELRDAYASLSAIITELAHGNQAAGEQLHKVLKK, encoded by the coding sequence ATGATTGAGCTTGAACGGGTCGGTTTCATCGGTCAGGGGAAATTAGCTCGCGGACTCTCAGGTCTGATTCATCAAGCCTATCCAAGCGCCGAAATACTGATTTCGTCTAGATCCGACATTGTGGAGCCGTTAGCGTTTTGGTCCATCGCGACGTTCGCAGACCTCACCAACATTGACCTGCTCGTTCTGGCGGTAACCGACGCGGAAATAACGTCGGTCGCGCAGCAGCTTAGCAAACTGGCTATCAATCCTAGGCTCGTTATTCACTGCTCAGGAAGCCTTGGGGTTGAAGCCTTATCCCCGCTGATGGAACAACCCTATATGCTAGCCGCCGTTCACCCAGCCTATAGTTTCACCGGTGCGTTCGTAGGCTTAGACACCTTTCACGGCTCAACCTTGGCGATTGAATCGTCGGCCGTTAATCAGCCTTCTCTGGAACAGCTATTTTCGCCACTATCAGAAAACTTAATCTTTAGCGAAAACATCTCCAGAGCGCATTATCACGCGGCTTCGGTCATGGCATCGAATTTACTCGTAGGTCTTTCCTCCGCGGCACAAACGGTAGCCGAGCAATCGGGAATCTCTGCGGAGCAAGCGGCCTCCCTAGTCAATTCGCTGATGCGCAACACCCTAGAGAACCTGCAGCAGAATTCGCCCAGCGATGCCCTAACCGGCCCCGTAAAACGCGGTGACATTGCGACCGTCGAAAAACATTTGAGCGCCCTGTCTCTCAATCCTGAACTTCGTGATGCCTACGCCAGTCTGAGCGCCATTATTACGGAGCTAGCACACGGGAACCAGGCAGCGGGCGAGCAACTGCACAAGGTACTTAAAAAGTGA
- a CDS encoding acyl-CoA thioesterase II, protein MTQILEQLIKILNVQADKDGIYYGNSTSMGLPRVFGGQVIAQSLLAATDTIDGLLPHSLHAYFLKIGDPKEPIRYEVDRIRDGRSFATRSIVARQHGEAIFNMSCSYHVQEPGVEHQLETPEFPEGPENFKSMAQHRNELAEKIPQLAHFAKIPIPLDIRPVDFLGFINPEKAPATSMAWIKADGVLPNDQIIQRGILAYVSDMGLLGTAARPHGVSLLDPSIMAASLDHSMWFHHDVNLNNWLLYTTDAPFAGSARAFTRGAFYDRTGKLVASTAQEGLVRKKSR, encoded by the coding sequence ATGACGCAAATTTTAGAGCAATTAATCAAGATTTTGAACGTCCAAGCCGATAAAGATGGCATTTATTATGGAAATAGCACCTCTATGGGGCTGCCTCGGGTCTTTGGCGGTCAGGTTATTGCTCAGTCTCTGCTGGCAGCAACCGATACCATTGACGGCTTACTCCCTCACTCGCTACATGCCTACTTTTTAAAAATCGGCGACCCGAAGGAGCCCATTCGCTACGAAGTGGACCGAATCCGCGATGGCCGTAGTTTCGCTACCCGCAGTATTGTAGCGCGTCAACATGGCGAAGCAATCTTCAACATGTCCTGCTCATACCATGTGCAAGAACCAGGTGTCGAACATCAATTAGAAACGCCTGAGTTCCCCGAGGGGCCCGAAAACTTCAAATCGATGGCCCAACATCGTAATGAACTCGCTGAAAAAATTCCGCAGTTAGCTCATTTCGCAAAGATTCCGATTCCATTAGATATTCGGCCCGTCGACTTTCTGGGATTTATCAATCCTGAAAAAGCTCCGGCAACCTCAATGGCTTGGATAAAAGCTGATGGCGTATTACCCAATGATCAAATTATTCAGCGCGGTATTCTTGCCTATGTTTCCGACATGGGCCTACTTGGCACTGCTGCACGACCTCATGGCGTTAGCTTACTAGACCCATCCATTATGGCAGCAAGCTTGGACCATTCAATGTGGTTCCATCACGATGTGAACTTGAATAATTGGTTGCTCTATACTACCGATGCACCGTTCGCCGGCTCCGCCCGAGCCTTCACCCGCGGCGCTTTCTATGACCGCACTGGGAAGCTGGTGGCCTCAACGGCTCAGGAAGGACTAGTTAGGAAGAAGAGTCGCTAA
- a CDS encoding peptidylprolyl isomerase, with amino-acid sequence MFRSLLLLLMCLLAVSAHGKHYEMFTDLGTIYIETFDEEAPITTKNFATYVADDFYKHLIFHRVIDDFMIQTGGVNTVLDTPETRDPIENESRNGLKNIRGTLAMARWSDPNSADSQFYINLKENPHLDPSEESLGYTVFARVDCGMTVVDAIAKEPVRQFETYQHLPANPVRLIWIKEIESDNHGYTQCKHQQDSIDS; translated from the coding sequence ATGTTCCGTTCTCTGTTACTCCTTTTAATGTGTTTATTGGCAGTTTCTGCCCATGGCAAGCATTATGAGATGTTTACCGATCTTGGCACTATCTACATTGAAACCTTTGATGAAGAGGCACCTATCACCACTAAAAACTTTGCGACTTACGTTGCCGATGACTTCTATAAGCACCTGATCTTTCATCGGGTTATCGATGACTTTATGATTCAGACTGGGGGTGTCAACACCGTGCTAGATACTCCGGAAACACGAGATCCCATCGAAAACGAAAGTCGCAATGGTTTAAAGAATATCCGCGGCACCCTGGCCATGGCCCGGTGGAGCGATCCTAACTCGGCTGATTCACAGTTTTACATCAACCTTAAGGAAAACCCGCATCTAGACCCTAGCGAAGAGAGCCTGGGCTACACTGTGTTTGCCCGTGTTGACTGTGGTATGACGGTGGTAGATGCCATCGCGAAAGAACCCGTACGCCAATTTGAGACGTATCAACACTTACCAGCCAACCCAGTTCGGCTAATTTGGATTAAGGAAATCGAGAGCGATAATCATGGTTATACTCAGTGTAAACATCAACAAGATAGCATTGATTCGTAA
- a CDS encoding inner membrane-spanning protein YciB has translation MKQLFEFIPLVLFFLVYQADGQTISLFDYSYTFDGIYSATWALMISSTLFFLVDVVSTRKIDKRTFWTTAAILILGSVTLLLRSAEFIQWKPTLVNWALALGILVPKLMGRRSWLKLAMQTQMSLPNPVWSKLEWTWVVYLSFVGALNLAVAYNFSEATWVDFKFYSSIGFSVAIMLITAAILLPALKEENSKD, from the coding sequence ATGAAACAACTTTTTGAATTTATTCCGTTAGTCCTATTTTTCCTCGTGTACCAAGCTGATGGACAGACGATTAGCCTGTTTGACTATAGTTATACCTTTGACGGTATCTACTCCGCTACGTGGGCACTCATGATTAGCTCAACGCTATTCTTCTTGGTTGATGTTGTGAGTACCCGTAAAATTGATAAACGCACTTTCTGGACCACCGCGGCTATTCTCATTTTGGGCTCTGTGACACTCCTGTTACGCAGCGCAGAGTTTATCCAATGGAAGCCAACACTGGTTAACTGGGCATTGGCCCTCGGAATTCTAGTACCCAAATTAATGGGCCGTCGCTCGTGGCTGAAGCTGGCGATGCAAACGCAAATGTCCCTGCCAAACCCAGTGTGGTCAAAGCTAGAGTGGACTTGGGTTGTTTACCTCAGCTTCGTCGGGGCACTAAATTTGGCGGTAGCCTATAATTTTAGCGAAGCCACTTGGGTTGATTTTAAGTTCTATAGCTCCATCGGCTTTAGTGTCGCTATTATGCTAATCACCGCCGCCATTTTGCTACCCGCTTTAAAAGAAGAAAATTCAAAGGATTAG
- a CDS encoding TetR/AcrR family transcriptional regulator has translation MVPQASTSIERAQKKVQLFRAREQAILDAALELLLKYGEDRVTVESIAEHINIGKGTIYKHFRSKSEIYIQLLLDYERQLTESLQDALKESSAAAARIYFDVRLSNPERDRLFQRLEERLLADGGVEEQIGQLHALRSSNRDGLNAMIGERIRIGALENVDPAYHFCICWALAQGAVELWHSPFFSEILKDKDDFMEFVKDIGINMGRVGALHHTSNSKSE, from the coding sequence ATGGTACCTCAGGCTTCAACCAGTATCGAGCGCGCACAGAAAAAAGTTCAACTTTTTCGTGCTCGAGAGCAAGCCATTCTCGACGCCGCGTTGGAACTGTTACTTAAGTACGGTGAAGATCGCGTGACGGTTGAGAGTATTGCCGAACACATTAACATTGGTAAAGGTACTATCTACAAACACTTCCGTTCAAAGAGTGAAATCTATATTCAGTTGCTGCTGGATTACGAACGACAGCTGACCGAGAGCTTACAAGATGCACTAAAGGAATCTTCCGCTGCTGCCGCCCGAATCTACTTCGATGTGCGCTTGAGCAATCCTGAGCGTGACCGCCTCTTTCAGCGCCTTGAAGAGCGTCTTCTTGCCGACGGTGGTGTCGAAGAACAGATTGGCCAGCTTCATGCTTTGCGCTCGTCTAATCGTGACGGTTTGAATGCAATGATTGGCGAACGTATCCGCATTGGCGCGCTTGAGAATGTGGATCCAGCCTACCACTTTTGCATTTGCTGGGCGCTAGCTCAGGGTGCCGTTGAACTCTGGCACTCACCATTCTTCTCTGAAATTCTTAAAGATAAGGATGACTTCATGGAGTTTGTGAAGGACATCGGAATCAACATGGGACGCGTAGGAGCGCTGCACCATACGTCGAATTCAAAGAGCGAATAA
- a CDS encoding PHP domain-containing protein translates to MKHAINTWDFHFHSNLSDGAHSPEELAEFCVAAGITAAALTDHDTTAGIERFRAAAGDRFQVISGIELSSRWQRQNIHVVGLGFDVTHSAILEMIDLQTSLRNERNAKIANRLNKLVGGDHDILAMAQELSGEGQLCRPHFAQVVVNLGLVNDTGRVFDRWLGNGKPAAASIEWPDISAVVEAISAAGGFAVIAHPMHYKMTRSKLESLMADFAECGGQAIEVATPDLQLNGVQSLIDRAAKYGLIASGGSDFHNSSWGGRGVGRFPQLPENTASVVSALVAGEAL, encoded by the coding sequence ATGAAACACGCAATCAATACTTGGGATTTCCACTTTCACTCGAATTTATCGGATGGCGCCCATTCGCCTGAAGAATTAGCCGAATTCTGCGTTGCCGCAGGTATCACTGCAGCGGCACTAACTGATCACGATACAACAGCCGGTATTGAGCGCTTTCGCGCTGCCGCTGGAGATCGCTTTCAAGTGATCAGCGGCATCGAGTTATCATCGCGCTGGCAACGACAAAATATTCATGTTGTGGGTCTTGGCTTTGATGTCACGCATTCGGCCATTCTAGAAATGATTGATCTACAGACGTCGTTGCGAAACGAACGTAACGCGAAGATTGCTAACCGTTTGAATAAGTTGGTAGGCGGCGATCATGACATCCTTGCAATGGCTCAGGAGCTTTCCGGAGAAGGGCAGTTATGCCGGCCACATTTCGCCCAAGTTGTTGTTAATCTTGGCTTAGTGAATGATACAGGTAGGGTCTTTGATCGTTGGTTGGGTAACGGCAAGCCAGCGGCCGCGAGCATTGAGTGGCCTGATATCAGTGCAGTGGTTGAAGCAATTTCAGCGGCGGGTGGCTTTGCCGTGATTGCCCACCCAATGCATTACAAAATGACCCGCAGCAAACTGGAGTCGTTGATGGCTGATTTCGCAGAATGCGGCGGTCAAGCCATCGAAGTGGCAACACCTGATCTACAATTAAACGGTGTGCAGTCCCTGATCGACCGAGCGGCTAAATATGGGCTGATTGCGTCGGGAGGTAGTGACTTCCATAATAGTTCTTGGGGTGGCCGCGGGGTGGGAAGATTTCCGCAGTTGCCCGAAAATACGGCAAGTGTTGTATCTGCCCTCGTAGCAGGAGAAGCATTATGA
- a CDS encoding aminotransferase class I/II-fold pyridoxal phosphate-dependent enzyme, with translation MLANFVIYSHEDQSIVKDWESTLSVQAKKRAGSFAVKSSYVVGPQALEACLSEDINLQALVLVTPLCAQTLGQIKALRPSLDLLVAMTETGQTKQDRALREQYGIKQLIGMNDQPAQQVVNAIAQCIEHRAATPFADALTQYVKANRDSWHTPGHFGGSSLSHSDWANHFYDLVGPNVFALDLSVSVAELDSLHEPHSVIAQAKELAAEAFGAKHTYFATNGSSTANKVILQALAHPRDVLLVDRGSHKSVHHGIIMSGAQPVWLEPSCNHELGLMGPVPKQAIFDAIDANPNAKLIFLTSCTYDGLRYDMAPIVEKAHAHGIKVVVDEAWYAHGYFHPKLRPTALESGADYVTQSTHKVLSAFSQASMIHVNDPDFDAHRFQEFFNMHASTSPQYSMIASLDVARMQASMEGYGRLSQALRLAQQLRDAINEISGLRVLECDEIIADSLVDDSISFDPTKITIDLRACSLSGAQLQNRLLDSHAIQVEKYTEHTLSLLVTIGTTASKVERLIDALQQESRDASLVETIQPAYRLPPLPIPTSRFVRPRDALKLLAEDVALKDGQGQVNSALVGRVVQDLIAPYPPGVPLLTPGEEINSEVLEWLARWLQSDDDAEIHGLNWINGKAYFRCCLMDEGTH, from the coding sequence ATGTTAGCTAATTTCGTTATTTATTCGCACGAAGATCAATCGATTGTCAAAGACTGGGAGAGTACGCTCAGCGTTCAGGCCAAGAAGCGCGCCGGCAGCTTTGCGGTTAAGTCGTCCTATGTTGTGGGGCCGCAAGCGCTAGAGGCTTGCCTTAGTGAAGATATCAACTTACAGGCGCTGGTGTTAGTCACACCGCTCTGCGCACAAACATTAGGTCAGATTAAGGCGCTTAGGCCGTCGCTTGATTTATTAGTCGCGATGACTGAGACAGGACAGACCAAGCAAGACCGAGCGCTACGCGAACAGTACGGTATCAAACAGCTTATTGGCATGAATGACCAGCCTGCACAGCAGGTGGTCAACGCCATTGCTCAGTGCATCGAACATCGCGCCGCAACGCCCTTTGCGGACGCGCTCACTCAGTATGTAAAAGCGAACCGCGATTCTTGGCATACCCCCGGTCATTTCGGCGGGAGTAGCTTGAGTCATAGCGACTGGGCAAATCATTTCTATGACCTAGTAGGTCCTAACGTTTTTGCGCTGGATTTAAGTGTTTCAGTGGCGGAGCTTGACTCACTCCACGAGCCGCATTCCGTGATCGCTCAAGCTAAGGAGTTGGCCGCTGAAGCGTTTGGAGCTAAGCATACCTATTTCGCTACCAATGGTTCATCCACTGCGAACAAAGTAATTCTGCAAGCCCTAGCGCATCCAAGAGATGTACTATTGGTGGATCGAGGGTCTCATAAGTCAGTCCATCACGGTATCATCATGTCCGGCGCGCAACCCGTATGGCTGGAGCCTTCGTGCAATCACGAACTTGGCTTAATGGGGCCCGTTCCTAAACAGGCTATTTTTGATGCGATCGACGCTAATCCCAACGCAAAACTGATCTTCCTGACTAGCTGTACCTATGATGGCTTGCGCTACGATATGGCACCGATTGTTGAAAAAGCCCACGCTCATGGTATTAAGGTGGTCGTGGATGAGGCTTGGTACGCGCATGGATATTTCCATCCCAAGCTCCGCCCTACAGCGCTGGAATCCGGTGCGGACTACGTGACTCAGAGTACCCATAAGGTGTTATCCGCGTTCTCCCAGGCGTCGATGATTCATGTGAATGATCCGGACTTTGACGCCCATCGATTCCAAGAATTCTTCAATATGCATGCCTCAACCAGTCCGCAGTATTCCATGATTGCCAGTTTAGACGTTGCCCGCATGCAGGCGAGTATGGAAGGCTACGGTCGACTTTCTCAGGCGCTACGTCTGGCGCAGCAGTTGCGCGATGCGATTAATGAAATTAGTGGCCTTCGTGTTCTGGAGTGTGATGAAATTATCGCCGATAGTTTGGTTGATGATAGCATTAGCTTCGATCCCACCAAGATCACCATTGACCTAAGAGCTTGTTCGCTTTCCGGTGCGCAGTTACAGAATCGCCTTCTCGATAGTCACGCTATACAGGTTGAAAAGTACACCGAGCACACACTGTCCTTACTTGTGACGATTGGTACCACGGCGAGCAAGGTTGAACGCCTGATTGATGCGTTACAACAGGAATCGCGTGACGCGTCGCTCGTTGAAACAATTCAGCCTGCGTATCGTCTTCCGCCTTTACCTATTCCGACATCTCGTTTCGTCCGGCCTCGCGATGCGCTGAAACTGCTGGCTGAAGATGTTGCGCTGAAGGATGGGCAGGGGCAGGTGAATAGCGCCCTGGTTGGTAGAGTGGTTCAAGACTTAATTGCCCCGTATCCGCCTGGCGTTCCGCTATTAACCCCGGGTGAAGAAATCAACTCGGAAGTATTGGAGTGGCTAGCGCGCTGGTTACAAAGCGATGACGATGCCGAAATTCACGGCCTTAACTGGATCAACGGTAAAGCCTATTTCCGCTGTTGTCTTATGGATGAAGGCACTCACTAG
- a CDS encoding YiiD C-terminal domain-containing protein — protein sequence MKRWDQLLQDIPLLQALNTEPYDLSPKSSSSFLLAPITLHRNHKLSIFGGSISLLTTTLGWFHVAQQLNGAALPALVIREQQVQFLKPISNDALLCARILAESQHNGRRSFAVEVAVYDAEVGLLGAKADLEYVLLDE from the coding sequence GTGAAGAGATGGGACCAACTGCTCCAGGATATACCTCTTCTTCAGGCTTTAAATACAGAGCCCTATGACCTATCTCCAAAAAGCTCATCGAGTTTCCTTTTGGCCCCCATTACATTGCACCGCAATCATAAGCTGAGCATTTTTGGCGGATCTATTAGCCTACTGACTACGACTTTGGGTTGGTTTCACGTTGCCCAGCAGCTTAATGGCGCCGCCCTTCCAGCACTAGTCATTCGGGAGCAGCAGGTACAGTTTTTGAAGCCGATTAGCAATGACGCCCTGTTATGCGCCAGGATTTTAGCTGAGTCACAGCACAATGGACGAAGAAGCTTTGCTGTAGAGGTAGCAGTTTATGATGCGGAGGTCGGCCTTTTAGGTGCCAAGGCAGACCTCGAATACGTCCTGCTAGACGAATAG
- a CDS encoding pyridoxine 5'-phosphate synthase, translated as MVILSVNINKIALIRNSREGNNPDLVSYARRCIELGAQGITVHPRPDQRHIRANDIAPLAALCTEFPSIEYNIEGNPNAEALGSYPGFLELVRQVKPDQVTLVPDSDDQLTSDHGFDLSGDNSLLEKQIAFCQELGCRVSLFMDADEEQIRQVPSTGADRIEFYTGPFADAYNRSEQEAKDSFLQYSKCAQLAHSLGLGINAGHDLNLDNMALFKALPELSEVSIGHALTIESLDMGLANTLTRYRALLADA; from the coding sequence ATGGTTATACTCAGTGTAAACATCAACAAGATAGCATTGATTCGTAATTCGCGCGAAGGCAACAATCCAGATCTCGTTAGCTACGCCCGCCGCTGTATTGAACTTGGCGCACAAGGGATTACCGTTCACCCGCGCCCCGATCAGCGCCATATCCGCGCTAACGATATCGCGCCCCTGGCTGCGCTGTGCACTGAATTTCCAAGCATTGAATATAATATTGAAGGAAATCCGAATGCGGAGGCCCTAGGCAGCTATCCCGGATTCCTCGAATTAGTCCGGCAGGTAAAACCCGATCAAGTTACATTAGTCCCAGACAGCGATGATCAGCTCACTTCTGATCACGGCTTTGACTTAAGTGGTGACAATTCGTTACTGGAAAAACAAATAGCTTTCTGCCAAGAACTCGGCTGCCGCGTATCATTGTTTATGGACGCGGACGAGGAGCAGATTAGGCAAGTTCCAAGTACCGGCGCAGACCGAATCGAGTTCTATACGGGTCCGTTTGCCGACGCATATAATCGTTCAGAGCAGGAAGCTAAGGATAGCTTTTTACAATATTCTAAGTGCGCGCAATTAGCCCACTCTTTGGGTTTAGGTATCAATGCCGGTCACGACCTTAACCTTGATAATATGGCCCTCTTTAAAGCTCTGCCTGAGCTCAGTGAAGTAAGTATCGGTCATGCCCTAACCATCGAATCCCTTGATATGGGATTGGCGAATACGCTTACACGCTATCGCGCCCTACTCGCCGATGCGTGA
- a CDS encoding YciI family protein — translation MYYAIISQDVPNSLELRLSARPAHIERLVALKDEGRLLVAGPHPAIDSEDPGEAGFSGSLVVAEFESLAAAQSWADADPYVARGVYANVTVKPYKVVLP, via the coding sequence ATGTATTACGCCATCATTTCTCAGGATGTACCGAATAGCCTTGAACTGCGTCTGAGCGCTCGTCCTGCCCACATTGAACGACTCGTGGCGCTAAAAGATGAAGGTAGATTACTCGTAGCGGGGCCTCACCCGGCCATCGATAGTGAGGATCCGGGCGAAGCCGGATTTAGTGGCTCGTTGGTGGTCGCAGAGTTTGAGAGTTTAGCTGCCGCACAAAGCTGGGCTGATGCAGACCCCTACGTAGCGCGCGGCGTTTATGCTAACGTGACAGTTAAACCCTATAAGGTGGTTCTACCCTAA